In Bos mutus isolate GX-2022 chromosome 10, NWIPB_WYAK_1.1, whole genome shotgun sequence, a single window of DNA contains:
- the GCNT4 gene encoding beta-1,3-galactosyl-O-glycosyl-glycoprotein beta-1,6-N-acetylglucosaminyltransferase 4 — translation MKTFKCCFKYHLQQKVFILFLTLWLLSLLKLLNVKRFLFPERGIYLVEYSLSTSPFVRNRYTHIKNEIGYEINCSGVYEQEPLEIGKSLEIRRRTIIDLDDDDVVAITSDCEIYQALRSYDEKLVSEEEKSFPIAYSLVVHKDAIMVERLILAIYNQHNIYCIHYDQKSPDTFKVAMNNLAKCFSNIFIASKLETVQYAHISRLQADLNCLSDLLKSSVQWKYVINLCGQDFPLKSNFELVSELKKLNGSNMLETVKPPSTKTERFTYHHELKQAPYEYVKLPMRTNISKEAPPHNIEIFVGSAYFVLSRAFVKYIFNNSFVKDFFAWSKDTYSPDEHFWATLIRVPGIPGEISKTAQDVSDLQSKTRLVKWNYLEGLFYPSCTGSHLRSVCIYGAAELRWLMKYGHWFANKFDSKVDPVLIKCLAEKLEEQQRKWITLSSAKLFMAKPSVTTS, via the coding sequence ATGAAGACATTCAAATGTTGTTTTAAGTATCACCTACAACAGAAAGTTTTCATCCTGTTTCTAACCCTATGGCTGCTCTCGTTGTTGAAGCTCCTAAATGTTAAACGATTCCTCTTCCCTGAACGGGGCATTTACTTGGTTGAGTACTCTCTAAGTACCTCGCCTTTTGTAAGGAACAGATACACCCATATCAAGAATGAAATCGGATATGAGATTAACTGTTCGGGTGTCTATGAACAGGAGCCTTTGGAAATTGGCAAGAGTCTGGAAATAAGAAGAAGAACCATCATCGACTTGGATGATGATGATGTTGTGGCAATCACCAGTGATTGTGAGATTTATCAGGCCCTCCGAAGCTACGATGAAAAGCTTGTTTCAGAGGAGGAGAAGAGCTTCCCAATAGCCTATTCTTTGGTTGTTCACAAAGATGCAATTATGGTTGAAAGGCTAATCCTTGCCATATACAACCAGCACAATATTTATTGCATCCATTATGACCAAAAATCACCGGATACCTTCAAAGTTGCCATGAACAACTTAGCTAAGTGCTTCTCCAATATTTTCATTGCTTCCAAATTAGAGACTGTGCAGTACGCACACATTTCCAGACTCCAGGCTGATTTAAATTGCCTGTCAGACCTCCTCAAGTCTTCAGTTCAGTGGAAATATGTTATCAACCTGTGTGGGCAGGATTTTCCTTTGAAGTCAAACTTCGAATTAGTGTCAGAGTTGAAGAAACTCAATGGATCAAATATGTTAGAGACAGTGAAACCCCCTAGCACTAAGACGGAAAGATTCACTTATCACCATGAGCTCAAACAGGCACCTTATGAATATGTGAAACTACCGATGAGGACGAACATTTCCAAGGAGGCCCCCCCTCATAACATCGAGATATTTGTTGGCAGTGCTTATTTTGTGTTAAGTCGAgcatttgttaaatatattttcaacaacTCCTTTGTTAAAGACTTTTTTGCCTGGTCTAAAGATACATACTCACCTGATGAACACTTTTGGGCTACCTTAATTCGGGTACCAGGAATCCCTGGGGAGATTTCTAAGACAGCCCAGGATGTGTCTGACCTGCAGAGTAAGACCCGCCTGGTCAAGTGGAATTATCTAGAAGGCCTTTTCTATCCCAGTTGTACTGGCTCTCACCTCCGAAGTGTGTGTATCTATGGAGCAGCGGAACTAAGGTGGCTTATGAAATATGGACATTGGTTTGCTAATAAATTTGATTCTAAGGTGGACCCCGTCTTGATTAAATGCTTGGCAGAAAAGCTTGAAGAACAACAGAGAAAGTGGATCACACTGTCTTCAGCAAAGTTATTTATGGCTAAACCTTCCGTAACCACCTCATGA